The Caldisericota bacterium genomic sequence TACAATCTTTGATAGAGCGAAATATGGAAATGATGATATAATTGATAAAGAATTTAGAGAAGTGCAAACAGTTGCACTAATTTTTGTTGAACTGTTCAGCTCCATAAGGAACTTAATTTGTATTTGGGGTCCTATGCATTATTCTATACTGTTTAGTTTTGAGGGGGTATAAAAAGTGGGAGAAAATATATATTTAAGGGTTTTTGAAAAATTGGAAAAGATTCCGCGTGTCAAACTTGCTTTTTTACCTACACCTTTGCAGAAATTAGAAAGAATTTCACAGTTATGTGGAGTAGAGATGTATATGAAACGAGATGACCTTACTGGCGTAGAATTTGGTGGCAATAAGACACGCAAACTTGAATTTACTCTCCCGGAAGCGGTGAAAAATAAAGCTAAGTATTTGGTTACAGGTGCAGCATTCCAGTCGAATTGGTGTAGGCAAACCATTGCATGTGGCAATAGATTGGGAATGAAAACAGTTCTATTTTTGTATGGTCCAGAAATACCACAGAAATATAAAGGGAATTTATTATTAGACAAAGTAATGGGAGCAGAGATTTATCTCAACAAATTACAACAGGGAGAGAGTATTCCCAAAGCAATGCAAAGGACAAAAGAAAAGGTAGACGAGAGGATAAAAGAATTAGAGGAAAAAAATGGGAAATGCTATTATATTGAGGTGGGAGCACCGTTTCCTCGAGGGCACGTGGCTTACGTATATGCTGTGGGAGAACTT encodes the following:
- a CDS encoding AAA family ATPase, which gives rise to MEDISGTRKTMLAKVVSISLNAKFKRIQFIFCLLPADIIGITIFDRAKYGNDDIIDKEFREVQTVALIFVELFSSIRNLICIWGPMHYSILFSFEGV
- a CDS encoding D-cysteine desulfhydrase family protein is translated as MGENIYLRVFEKLEKIPRVKLAFLPTPLQKLERISQLCGVEMYMKRDDLTGVEFGGNKTRKLEFTLPEAVKNKAKYLVTGAAFQSNWCRQTIACGNRLGMKTVLFLYGPEIPQKYKGNLLLDKVMGAEIYLNKLQQGESIPKAMQRTKEKVDERIKELEEKNGKCYYIEVGAPFPRGHVAYVYAVGELVRQLKEKGMMLDYFDYIVTAIGTGGTYTGLLVGKKLFTSTVKIYGFSAGFMPIETLRKRILKGAEETAEFLKVTIPFSKEDICISEDYVGKGYDVPSKEEGEAIKQIAQNEAIFLDPVYTGKAMAGLLNFIKTGRIPRGSKVLFWHTGGLPALFSGEEITGSMYE